One Bacillus amyloliquefaciens DSM 7 = ATCC 23350 DNA window includes the following coding sequences:
- a CDS encoding phage tail tape measure protein — translation MKFVAPVAHSLGYSIEDTATAVAKMSDAGIQGSMAGTALRASLLHLTNPVGQSAKAMKKYGIEVKDAHGNLKPIPELVGHISKKFEGMTSAQKTAAAAQLVGVEAASGFVTLLGVGEKGLRNYSKTLKEAGGTADKVAKTQMDNLKGSFEQFTSALDGLGIAIGNEFLPTFRKIVETGTKVVEFLSELNPGIITTGLEMAGAAAAVALVASSMLKLGIAVRGLFVAMGPAGWVITGLSLLAGALVGVKAGYDQVNTVSLEAAEAKQKEIDSINNLATEFEKLQNKTKLTAEEMAHYLDLNDRIKLETDSHAIKLMKEEQEGLRKKSGLTNNEFDRYLSLNDKVLEKAPITSKAITDQGNAFAKNTKALKRLTEEKAEELRIELNTQKAKLDSKETENLNERSRLQEKINSLAEEYRENQVKAEEQLEKVRGIEDSIKQAKAAGNKEDAAQKENILGTEKRILSELQAQLGASGDKLLSKKEELQKVNEEINKLDTVKQKLVDLEMRQVGLNAKKGEGVRVIDKEIARLQDAKANLKNNTTAADRKTDEYRKSVKAIDDEIANLRTARGRVADITSEAQRMNAALSKDITKRITTITSDVSMKTERAVSRGKGNEGTYHTGGVIGLGQINKLHIGGLASQFANPMSHEVDIRALRNEMVLTEAQQANLMRMIDAGHTAGLGGDSGLSSDMLRALSSIEQAIKTKGGAPIVMDSEVVGRIVEPHISRIQQDGYDLERMRDGRW, via the coding sequence ATGAAATTCGTCGCCCCTGTTGCGCACTCTCTCGGATACTCCATCGAAGATACTGCGACAGCCGTTGCGAAAATGTCAGACGCCGGTATTCAGGGATCGATGGCGGGTACGGCGCTTCGTGCGTCACTCTTACACCTTACGAATCCGGTCGGCCAGTCGGCCAAAGCGATGAAAAAGTACGGAATCGAGGTAAAGGATGCCCACGGAAATCTAAAGCCGATACCCGAACTCGTCGGCCATATTTCGAAGAAGTTCGAAGGGATGACGTCGGCGCAGAAAACGGCAGCGGCGGCACAGCTCGTCGGAGTTGAAGCGGCTTCCGGGTTCGTTACGCTTTTGGGCGTCGGAGAAAAGGGACTGCGCAATTATTCGAAGACGCTGAAGGAAGCCGGCGGGACCGCGGACAAAGTAGCGAAAACGCAGATGGATAACCTCAAAGGGTCATTCGAACAGTTTACGTCTGCGCTCGACGGTCTCGGAATCGCGATCGGTAACGAGTTTTTACCTACTTTCCGAAAAATTGTCGAAACCGGTACGAAAGTGGTCGAGTTCCTTAGCGAACTAAATCCGGGGATCATTACGACTGGCCTCGAAATGGCAGGCGCGGCGGCAGCGGTGGCGCTGGTAGCGTCGTCTATGTTAAAGCTCGGAATCGCAGTGCGCGGTTTGTTCGTTGCGATGGGTCCGGCTGGATGGGTGATTACCGGGCTCTCTTTATTAGCGGGAGCACTTGTCGGGGTGAAAGCGGGATACGATCAGGTGAACACCGTTAGCCTAGAGGCGGCCGAAGCCAAACAAAAAGAGATAGATTCTATTAATAATTTAGCGACTGAGTTTGAAAAACTTCAAAACAAAACAAAGCTTACAGCAGAAGAGATGGCGCACTATCTCGACTTGAACGATCGCATTAAATTGGAAACTGATTCTCACGCGATCAAACTGATGAAGGAGGAGCAGGAGGGGCTGCGCAAAAAGTCGGGTCTTACAAATAATGAGTTCGATCGCTATCTTTCGCTTAATGACAAGGTACTAGAAAAGGCTCCTATCACAAGTAAGGCAATAACAGACCAAGGTAATGCGTTCGCGAAAAACACTAAGGCGTTAAAGCGGCTGACTGAGGAAAAAGCCGAAGAATTAAGGATTGAACTGAATACTCAAAAAGCCAAACTTGACTCTAAAGAGACTGAGAATCTCAATGAAAGAAGCAGGCTTCAAGAAAAGATAAATAGCCTTGCGGAGGAGTATCGCGAAAATCAGGTGAAAGCCGAGGAGCAGCTTGAGAAAGTAAGGGGGATAGAAGACAGTATAAAACAAGCGAAAGCGGCCGGAAACAAAGAAGACGCTGCACAAAAGGAGAATATCCTAGGTACAGAAAAGCGGATTCTAAGCGAACTTCAGGCTCAACTTGGGGCGAGTGGTGATAAGCTTCTAAGCAAAAAAGAAGAACTACAAAAGGTAAATGAAGAGATAAATAAACTCGATACTGTTAAGCAAAAACTAGTGGATTTAGAGATGCGACAAGTCGGCTTAAACGCTAAAAAGGGAGAAGGCGTGAGAGTAATCGATAAGGAGATCGCTCGCCTTCAAGATGCGAAGGCGAATCTGAAAAACAACACGACAGCAGCCGATCGTAAAACAGATGAGTATCGAAAGTCTGTTAAAGCAATTGACGACGAGATCGCAAACCTTCGTACCGCAAGGGGTCGGGTCGCGGATATTACGTCAGAAGCCCAAAGAATGAACGCTGCTCTAAGTAAGGACATCACGAAACGCATCACGACAATTACATCGGATGTTTCTATGAAGACGGAGCGTGCTGTAAGCCGGGGAAAAGGGAACGAAGGTACCTACCACACTGGCGGCGTCATCGGCCTCGGGCAGATCAATAAACTTCACATCGGCGGCCTAGCGTCTCAATTTGCTAATCCGATGAGCCACGAAGTCGATATCCGGGCCCTGCGTAACGAAATGGTGCTTACTGAAGCGCAACAGGCGAATCTTATGCGAATGATAGACGCAGGGCATACGGCGGGCCTCGGAGGAGATTCCGGCTTATCGTCGGATATGCTTCGCGCGCTCAGTTCGATTGAGCAGGCGATTAAGACGAAGGGTGGCGCTCCTATCGTGATGGATAGTGAAGTTGTTGGGCGTATTGTAGAGCCGCACATCAGTCGCATTCAGCAGGACGGGTATGATTTAGAACGGATGAGAGACGGGAGGTGGTAG
- a CDS encoding phage tail tape measure protein yields the protein MAGTTVGEIRARLVLDMADWSRRSQQARSDMDQMGRSSANLSKQMGLIQKASLAVGGAVVAGIGVSVKKAADFEEAMSRVKAISGATGQDFEDLKNIAAKMGAETKYTAVEAAEGLQYLAMAGFSVKAQVGSLPAVLNLAAASGEGLGRSADIVSNIMTGFGIKAEDSGHAVDVLVKAMTTANTDLPQLGKQNCPAAWEQAA from the coding sequence ATGGCCGGAACAACAGTCGGAGAAATACGGGCGCGTCTCGTATTAGACATGGCGGACTGGTCCCGTCGATCTCAGCAAGCTCGAAGCGATATGGATCAAATGGGCCGTTCATCTGCGAATCTCTCGAAACAAATGGGCCTCATCCAAAAGGCTTCGCTTGCGGTCGGAGGCGCAGTCGTAGCCGGTATCGGCGTTTCCGTCAAAAAGGCGGCTGACTTCGAGGAGGCCATGTCGCGAGTTAAAGCGATCAGCGGCGCGACCGGTCAGGACTTCGAAGATCTGAAGAACATCGCGGCTAAGATGGGCGCCGAAACAAAATATACCGCAGTAGAGGCGGCCGAGGGTCTTCAATACCTTGCGATGGCGGGCTTCAGCGTAAAAGCGCAAGTCGGATCGTTGCCGGCCGTGCTCAACTTGGCGGCAGCTTCAGGCGAAGGACTCGGACGTTCAGCGGATATCGTTTCGAACATCATGACCGGCTTCGGCATTAAAGCGGAAGACTCCGGGCATGCCGTTGACGTACTCGTAAAAGCGATGACGACGGCCAATACGGATCTGCCGCAATTGGGTAAACAAAATTGCCCGGCTGCTTGGGAACAAGCTGCGTAA
- a CDS encoding peptidase G2 autoproteolytic cleavage domain-containing protein: protein MPKFPYRKAGAAWDRVFRNDHNQNLDDIADDIRGSYTELASHKNAKTAHTSDQIDHGGFSLRTYIDGLYNRIRNLILNADGTNVKEVVDARVDTEGNIAPLLKERLDKEYNKLLRKIERDVNVDDYGADPTGVNDSTEAFKKAIGNGKVRLNLSAGTYIVKGVKLPSWTYLIGQGMGVTTLKLHEDTPASEWVIINADPASGNRNIVVQGMSLDWNPERQGGVGATGGIYSSCLTFAQVKFGIVREVEGINPGLHCFDVSAPTYDITAKDYTATGSKYVWIDRCVGHGYGDDGITTHYSEYIFITHNVMTNPSGKAHKKGASNSNGIEVDDGSKHVWLIDNYTEGNVRGVEVKAHTEWPAPSNVHIRGHESFRDVRSYDLRHIGHHLATDPWSETARDVTLVDCTAREPIYNSLYDGLEPKALVISAYQRVKIIGFTAIGDPTYDYKGKSMIAFQYKSRKINVTNLQISGFKKAGYDINVTGGDQRTDDVFISDFVIHDSAQNGIGIGGGVYNVNLNNGILHVASGTAGITSPNTQTNILMVRAYGYESAAVLGGQKHSVVPNNVKGGFRAASTSGHVLDKTSAVIATTGGCITKGPRNVVLGASGGSSTTASRQAVIASNNSHTKGDGPSRVVLAANGVINDNGYSVRGGYGSGSASTGNTKWELDSTGGHIRGTGRVESVSDFKDFAEYFESADGQKIDSSYLVALEGEKIRKAGEGDKILGVVSETAGLVLGGAAFYWNDQFERNEFGGLVYETVIDGGEELSVPKLNPDYDPSLEYVPRDSRDEWHVIGLIGQVFVRIDETVAVGDSVSAIEGIATKAESGGYGTVMKIKSPYDAEKGYGVAQMIVTPQH from the coding sequence ATGCCGAAATTTCCGTACAGAAAGGCCGGGGCGGCGTGGGACCGTGTTTTTCGTAACGACCACAACCAGAACCTCGATGACATTGCGGATGATATTAGAGGATCGTATACGGAACTGGCCTCACATAAGAACGCAAAAACCGCCCACACGTCGGATCAAATCGACCATGGCGGTTTTTCTTTGCGCACATATATCGACGGTCTGTATAACCGTATAAGAAATCTGATCCTTAATGCGGACGGTACAAACGTTAAAGAGGTCGTGGATGCTCGTGTGGACACGGAAGGAAACATCGCGCCTTTATTGAAAGAGCGGCTCGACAAAGAGTATAACAAGCTTTTGCGCAAGATTGAGCGTGATGTAAACGTTGACGATTACGGAGCCGATCCGACAGGCGTTAACGATAGTACAGAAGCGTTTAAGAAAGCGATTGGAAACGGTAAGGTTAGGCTTAATTTATCCGCCGGCACATACATCGTTAAAGGCGTCAAGCTTCCGTCATGGACGTATTTGATCGGCCAAGGCATGGGCGTCACTACTCTAAAGCTGCACGAGGACACGCCGGCGAGCGAGTGGGTCATCATTAATGCGGACCCGGCGTCTGGCAACCGTAATATCGTAGTCCAAGGAATGTCGCTCGACTGGAACCCGGAGCGTCAGGGCGGCGTAGGTGCGACCGGCGGCATCTATTCGAGTTGTTTGACTTTTGCGCAGGTGAAGTTTGGCATCGTCCGGGAAGTCGAGGGTATTAATCCGGGGCTTCACTGCTTCGATGTTTCGGCGCCAACATACGATATTACAGCAAAGGATTACACCGCAACGGGCAGTAAATACGTCTGGATCGATCGCTGCGTCGGCCATGGCTACGGAGATGATGGAATCACTACGCACTACAGCGAATACATCTTCATTACCCATAACGTAATGACGAATCCAAGCGGAAAAGCCCACAAAAAGGGAGCGTCTAATTCGAACGGTATCGAGGTCGATGACGGATCTAAACACGTATGGCTTATCGATAACTATACCGAAGGAAACGTCCGCGGTGTAGAGGTAAAGGCACATACGGAATGGCCGGCCCCTTCTAACGTCCATATCCGCGGCCACGAATCCTTCCGTGATGTTCGGTCTTATGATTTGCGGCACATCGGACACCACCTTGCGACAGATCCGTGGAGTGAGACGGCGAGAGACGTGACGCTAGTCGACTGCACAGCGCGAGAGCCGATATACAATTCGCTTTATGACGGACTGGAACCGAAAGCCTTAGTGATTTCGGCATACCAACGCGTGAAGATAATCGGTTTTACAGCGATCGGCGATCCGACGTATGACTACAAAGGAAAGTCTATGATTGCCTTTCAATATAAGAGCCGGAAGATAAACGTAACCAATCTGCAAATTTCCGGTTTTAAAAAGGCCGGCTATGATATCAACGTCACCGGCGGCGATCAGCGGACAGATGACGTCTTCATCTCCGATTTCGTTATTCATGATTCGGCGCAGAACGGTATCGGGATCGGTGGTGGCGTGTACAACGTCAATCTGAATAACGGAATCCTTCACGTAGCAAGCGGTACGGCCGGCATCACCTCGCCGAATACGCAAACAAATATCTTAATGGTCCGGGCGTATGGGTACGAGAGTGCGGCAGTCCTCGGTGGCCAGAAGCATTCGGTCGTCCCGAATAACGTGAAAGGTGGTTTCCGTGCTGCTTCTACATCGGGCCACGTCTTAGACAAAACAAGCGCAGTGATTGCGACCACGGGCGGATGTATAACGAAAGGGCCTCGAAACGTCGTTCTAGGTGCCAGCGGTGGCTCATCCACAACAGCTTCGCGTCAAGCGGTTATAGCGTCAAACAATTCACATACAAAAGGCGACGGGCCGTCGAGGGTCGTGCTCGCTGCTAACGGGGTTATCAACGATAACGGATATAGCGTCAGAGGGGGCTACGGAAGCGGCAGCGCCTCGACCGGAAATACGAAATGGGAACTCGATTCAACTGGCGGACATATTCGTGGTACAGGGCGGGTAGAAAGCGTCTCAGATTTCAAAGACTTCGCGGAGTATTTCGAATCTGCTGACGGTCAGAAAATCGATTCAAGCTATCTGGTTGCGTTAGAAGGCGAAAAGATACGAAAAGCAGGCGAAGGAGATAAGATACTCGGAGTTGTTTCTGAAACGGCCGGCTTGGTGCTCGGAGGCGCGGCGTTCTATTGGAACGATCAGTTCGAAAGAAACGAATTCGGCGGCTTGGTTTACGAAACGGTTATCGATGGTGGCGAAGAGTTAAGCGTTCCAAAATTAAACCCCGACTACGACCCTTCTCTCGAATATGTGCCGCGTGACTCTCGTGACGAATGGCATGTCATCGGACTAATCGGTCAAGTCTTCGTTAGAATTGACGAAACAGTGGCCGTAGGAGATAGCGTATCAGCAATCGAAGGCATTGCAACCAAGGCGGAAAGCGGCGGCTACGGAACCGTTATGAAAATCAAATCTCCGTATGATGCGGAAAAAGGCTACGGTGTAGCGCAAATGATCGTTACGCCGCAGCACTAA
- a CDS encoding SU10 major capsid protein, with the protein MLTSYDFKDQVRQLDAGIDLIIQDEPTLLGLIGLNGEALYQTKFEWMSDRLNSNLATVKSVAEDGKITVAEDDGEKFRKDAIVVFGEEYLKVTNVSGDVLTVVRGFDGTVQEELKAGSELRIVSRPQNEGAGVGIDEGHDRYVDYNFTQIIERYAAVSNTQQAVRTHNVSNELDYQVKLRLKEMAREFNDWLIYGRRIDGKPRMTGGLLNFANLKDAAKANLKGAEVQAKDINALMEKVYQRGGSANTILTNTAGARQISKMATDTIRTERTDAATGHRVSTFVSDMVGGGVATVVVDPNFPKDKIALFDRSILSLHPLNGRSVYDEDATVPGADFVARQIRGEYGIKVKNANEKIAILENISTTVS; encoded by the coding sequence ATGTTAACTAGTTACGATTTTAAAGATCAGGTACGACAGCTTGACGCCGGGATTGACCTTATTATTCAGGATGAACCGACATTACTCGGTCTAATCGGCTTAAACGGAGAGGCGCTCTATCAGACTAAATTCGAGTGGATGTCTGATCGATTGAACTCAAACCTCGCGACTGTTAAATCGGTAGCGGAAGATGGAAAAATTACTGTGGCGGAAGATGACGGAGAGAAGTTCCGTAAAGATGCCATTGTCGTTTTTGGCGAAGAGTATCTGAAAGTTACGAACGTGTCCGGCGATGTGCTCACTGTTGTCCGCGGATTTGACGGAACAGTTCAAGAGGAACTCAAGGCCGGCTCTGAGCTGCGTATTGTTTCTCGTCCGCAAAATGAAGGTGCTGGCGTCGGTATCGATGAAGGTCACGACCGTTATGTAGATTACAACTTCACGCAAATCATTGAAAGATATGCGGCCGTATCGAATACTCAACAAGCAGTCCGTACACATAACGTATCGAATGAGCTTGATTATCAAGTAAAACTACGTCTTAAAGAGATGGCGCGTGAATTTAACGACTGGTTGATCTACGGCCGCAGAATTGACGGCAAGCCTCGTATGACTGGCGGCTTATTGAACTTTGCGAACTTGAAGGACGCTGCTAAAGCTAACCTGAAAGGAGCAGAGGTTCAAGCGAAAGATATTAATGCATTAATGGAAAAAGTATATCAGCGCGGCGGTTCAGCAAATACAATCCTTACAAACACCGCGGGTGCTCGTCAAATCTCTAAAATGGCGACGGATACTATTCGAACAGAGAGAACGGACGCGGCTACAGGCCACCGCGTAAGCACATTCGTTTCTGATATGGTTGGCGGCGGAGTCGCGACTGTAGTCGTAGATCCGAACTTCCCTAAAGACAAAATCGCACTTTTCGACCGTAGCATTCTTTCTCTGCACCCACTGAATGGCCGTTCTGTCTACGACGAGGATGCCACAGTTCCGGGAGCTGACTTTGTTGCGCGTCAGATCCGTGGCGAATACGGAATCAAGGTCAAAAACGCGAATGAAAAAATCGCCATTCTCGAAAACATCTCGACAACTGTATCTTAA
- a CDS encoding minor capsid protein, whose product MKITELISFIQSRVDGVYYANGFPRNAADECTYVRFTGGFPPSQWTRKSQPSFQIIVRGKARGDADCEEKAYQLQEALTNLREVFIGNSSIVVIRAANSVPLFIGYDDNDRPQYSLNFDCVVRPDRALF is encoded by the coding sequence TTGAAGATAACCGAATTAATCTCGTTCATACAGTCGCGGGTTGACGGCGTTTATTACGCAAACGGATTCCCGCGAAATGCGGCAGACGAATGTACTTATGTGCGATTTACAGGCGGATTTCCTCCGTCTCAATGGACCAGAAAGAGTCAGCCTTCGTTTCAAATAATCGTACGGGGAAAGGCGCGAGGCGACGCTGATTGCGAAGAGAAAGCGTATCAGCTTCAGGAAGCGCTAACGAATCTCCGTGAAGTGTTTATCGGTAATAGCTCTATCGTTGTTATCCGGGCGGCAAATTCGGTGCCGTTATTTATCGGATACGACGACAACGATCGTCCCCAATACTCGTTGAATTTCGATTGTGTAGTGCGCCCTGACCGGGCGCTTTTTTAA
- a CDS encoding phage tail protein: MSSLIVKNLANQVEALTDFNVTKKDEIDNGRSLDVTVWETERNAHSFPLIQNEGSLFYEDEEFVIRKTRYVPISGKRLKVDITALQRSFSDLGENYVYETSGKKKKLYIEDMLDIALKGSGYSYEVLPEGLGDSFDVEDFGNGYSLGLLNDIKEKYSAEYECIGKKVYFAKEIARDTDYIIRDRVNVKDPSQEIDTSSIKTYIKGFGKKDEKTGKYAVESEYKSPLASVYGIKHANPVFDDSYTAKDEGKLEKRLEKELTDKIEISISLTYVEVKQLNMQDIRKGDYVWCVLEPFDLKTKLRVVSVETYSDPKKSPVFTFGKVRANIKKTTAKLGRGQSSVSKLIDTSTGKVKGSAISGNITIGKDAIYEDGYDPTKLTIPTYGRANATTDGLMSSSDYVKLASIVLGPDGQVSVSLATETTDGLMSASDFAKLQRIKVGTATVDISTLSQQLESINKRLTALENK, encoded by the coding sequence GTGTCGAGTCTGATTGTAAAAAATCTCGCTAATCAGGTAGAAGCCTTAACGGACTTCAACGTAACGAAGAAGGATGAAATTGATAACGGAAGGTCTTTAGACGTAACGGTTTGGGAGACGGAAAGAAATGCGCACTCCTTTCCGTTAATTCAAAATGAAGGTTCACTTTTTTATGAAGACGAGGAATTCGTCATTAGGAAAACGCGGTATGTTCCTATTAGCGGCAAGAGACTGAAGGTCGATATCACGGCCTTGCAACGTTCCTTTTCTGATCTCGGTGAGAATTACGTATATGAAACATCCGGTAAAAAGAAAAAACTTTACATCGAGGATATGCTGGACATCGCATTAAAGGGTTCTGGGTATTCTTACGAGGTTTTACCAGAAGGGCTAGGTGATTCGTTTGATGTAGAGGATTTTGGGAACGGCTACTCTCTCGGATTACTAAACGATATAAAGGAAAAATACTCGGCTGAATATGAGTGCATTGGGAAGAAAGTCTATTTCGCAAAGGAGATAGCGCGAGATACAGACTACATCATCCGTGACCGTGTAAATGTAAAAGACCCTTCTCAGGAAATAGACACCTCTTCTATAAAAACGTACATTAAGGGATTCGGAAAGAAGGACGAAAAGACAGGAAAATACGCGGTGGAATCTGAGTACAAAAGTCCGTTAGCTTCAGTCTATGGGATCAAACATGCAAATCCCGTATTTGATGACTCGTACACAGCAAAGGATGAGGGAAAGCTCGAAAAACGGTTAGAAAAAGAACTGACCGATAAAATTGAAATCTCTATTAGCCTTACGTACGTAGAGGTTAAACAATTAAATATGCAGGATATTCGCAAAGGCGATTATGTATGGTGCGTATTAGAGCCATTTGATTTGAAGACGAAGTTGCGTGTAGTCAGTGTGGAGACTTACTCAGATCCTAAAAAGTCTCCGGTTTTTACTTTTGGTAAGGTTCGGGCAAATATCAAAAAAACAACTGCTAAATTAGGGAGGGGACAAAGCTCCGTCTCCAAGCTTATCGATACGTCAACTGGGAAAGTGAAAGGCAGCGCCATAAGCGGAAACATAACCATCGGAAAAGATGCGATTTACGAAGACGGGTACGATCCGACAAAGCTGACGATTCCTACGTACGGCCGGGCAAACGCAACAACGGACGGTCTTATGAGCTCATCGGACTATGTGAAGCTGGCGAGTATCGTATTGGGGCCCGACGGCCAAGTTTCTGTCTCGCTGGCTACCGAAACGACTGACGGCTTAATGAGCGCATCTGACTTCGCAAAGCTGCAACGCATCAAGGTCGGTACGGCTACGGTGGACATATCGACACTTTCGCAACAGCTCGAATCTATAAACAAGCGCCTGACTGCGCTAGAGAATAAATAA
- a CDS encoding glucosaminidase domain-containing protein, translating to MSNTDFIKKIAPDAQKIFVNYKILASLVIAQGCLESAYGTSGLAVNGKNLFGVKGEYNGKYVIMKTWEVINGRNVQVDAKFRKYPTWYESMQDLAKLYVNGVSWDLNHYKAVVGEKNYKKATAALVDAGYATDPSYASKLNRIIETYNLTKYDTAPSPSNPSTPTTPDTNNPAPVVVEEPEVSIDVFSSVYTTPPSGVPITDSNFRILYKDGRIIDMARDLSVLVRSFKIASPTPDIDYETIPGRDGLVRVGKNFGARTLTAECLLLGADDVDFHLLQAELFHALHREEEFFLVSEATPKKRWRVELSASFTPDRIGSFGDFTLTFQSASTYCESVGTTLDAFTFDANKWQIGEGLTDDIPSYKHKTKTFRIFNAGAVRLDPRYMPLKITYKGASDKLSIKNRTTGDLWAFSGTSTAKEAIQISGVTSKKGNVSILGQTNFGLITLEPGWNEFELNGTSGDFEITFDFRFHYYA from the coding sequence TTGAGTAATACAGATTTTATAAAGAAAATCGCCCCGGATGCGCAGAAGATATTCGTGAATTATAAAATTCTTGCAAGCCTCGTAATCGCGCAGGGGTGCTTAGAAAGTGCCTACGGGACTAGCGGCCTTGCCGTTAATGGAAAGAACCTTTTCGGAGTGAAGGGCGAATATAACGGAAAATATGTCATCATGAAAACGTGGGAAGTAATCAATGGAAGGAACGTTCAAGTGGACGCCAAGTTCCGGAAGTACCCGACGTGGTATGAATCGATGCAAGACCTCGCGAAGCTTTACGTAAACGGCGTCAGTTGGGACCTGAATCACTATAAGGCGGTCGTAGGCGAGAAAAACTACAAGAAAGCGACTGCTGCGCTGGTAGACGCCGGTTATGCAACGGACCCGTCTTACGCATCAAAGCTTAACAGAATTATTGAAACGTACAATCTGACGAAGTACGACACCGCCCCGTCTCCGTCGAATCCGTCCACTCCTACTACGCCGGACACAAACAACCCGGCTCCGGTTGTCGTTGAAGAGCCGGAGGTATCCATCGACGTTTTTTCAAGCGTCTATACAACGCCCCCATCCGGTGTCCCTATTACGGACAGCAACTTCCGGATACTTTACAAGGATGGCCGCATAATTGACATGGCTCGCGATTTATCAGTTCTTGTGCGAAGTTTCAAAATTGCTTCGCCCACTCCCGATATCGATTACGAAACGATTCCGGGGAGAGACGGTTTAGTTCGAGTAGGAAAAAACTTCGGAGCCCGAACGCTGACTGCTGAATGTCTCTTGCTCGGAGCGGATGACGTTGATTTTCATTTATTACAAGCGGAACTCTTTCACGCGCTTCATCGCGAGGAGGAGTTCTTTTTAGTTTCGGAAGCGACGCCGAAAAAACGGTGGCGGGTCGAGCTAAGCGCATCATTCACGCCTGACAGAATCGGTAGCTTCGGCGACTTTACGCTGACTTTCCAAAGCGCCTCTACTTATTGCGAATCAGTCGGCACGACGCTAGACGCATTCACGTTTGATGCGAACAAATGGCAGATAGGCGAAGGGTTGACGGACGATATCCCTTCGTACAAACACAAGACGAAGACTTTTCGTATTTTCAACGCGGGGGCCGTCCGGCTAGATCCGAGATACATGCCTTTAAAAATTACGTATAAAGGCGCGTCTGACAAATTGTCGATCAAAAATAGAACAACAGGCGACCTGTGGGCGTTTTCGGGTACATCTACCGCGAAGGAAGCGATTCAAATTTCCGGTGTTACATCGAAAAAAGGAAACGTCAGCATATTGGGGCAGACAAATTTCGGGCTTATTACGTTAGAGCCCGGATGGAATGAATTTGAGTTAAACGGAACAAGCGGGGATTTTGAGATCACGTTTGATTTCAGATTCCATTATTACGCGTAG